One genomic segment of Methanothermobacter wolfeii includes these proteins:
- the pstA gene encoding phosphate ABC transporter permease PstA, with protein sequence MSFRIISPKTSQKIMNAVFWASGLVTVLILLVIIGYIILKGFPALTPEFILSEPVDSGRAGGIAPMIVSSIYVTLIAGIIATPMGVGAAIYMTEYATEERIVKLIKFGAETLASIPSIVFGLFGLSFFVVFLGLGWTILSGGLVLALMALPTIFQVAQVSVETVPQSYREGSLALGATKWETIYRVVVPAALPGITTGVILGMARAISEAAAVMFVVGSALAMPVSIFDPGRPLPLHLYILATEGLSLQNAYGTAAVLVIIVLAITVLTNTLVDRYRQKMMGR encoded by the coding sequence ATGTCATTCAGGATAATATCACCAAAGACGAGCCAGAAAATCATGAACGCAGTATTCTGGGCTTCAGGGCTTGTAACGGTACTCATACTCCTCGTTATAATCGGTTACATAATTTTAAAGGGGTTCCCGGCACTGACCCCAGAGTTCATCCTATCAGAACCGGTTGACTCTGGAAGGGCCGGCGGAATCGCCCCCATGATAGTATCGAGCATCTACGTAACCCTCATTGCAGGTATAATCGCAACACCAATGGGAGTGGGTGCGGCAATATACATGACAGAATACGCCACAGAAGAACGGATAGTGAAACTCATAAAGTTCGGCGCGGAGACACTGGCATCCATCCCATCCATAGTCTTCGGGCTCTTCGGCCTATCATTCTTCGTGGTTTTCCTGGGTCTTGGATGGACCATCCTCTCAGGGGGCCTTGTACTGGCCCTCATGGCCCTCCCCACAATATTCCAGGTTGCACAGGTATCGGTTGAGACAGTTCCCCAGTCATACAGGGAGGGGAGCCTTGCACTGGGGGCAACAAAATGGGAGACAATTTACCGTGTCGTTGTACCGGCAGCCCTGCCAGGTATAACAACGGGTGTCATCCTGGGGATGGCGAGGGCAATATCAGAGGCAGCGGCGGTGATGTTCGTTGTGGGATCAGCCCTTGCAATGCCTGTCTCGATATTCGACCCTGGAAGGCCCCTGCCGCTTCACCTGTACATCCTTGCCACGGAGGGACTTTCACTTCAGAATGCCTATGGAACCGCGGCGGTCCTGGTGATAATCGTCCTTGCAATCACGGTACTGACCAATACCCTCGTTGACAGGTACAGGCAGAAGATGATGGGAAGATAG